A window from uncultured Desulfobacter sp. encodes these proteins:
- a CDS encoding ARMT1-like domain-containing protein, giving the protein MMRHECYFCHIRTIEKLIDKFKPDENVAQDFILAVHKLIESNWDLSNPHMATEIHRMAKRHLHNTNLYAEEKLKANELLLKEYPHWQTIVNESQNPFFTAAKLSVIGNIIDYGAQSVKDDISSQINSFFRKDLKVDMTQELQNEINKAENILYLADNCGEIVFDKLFIETMNHPNITFAVRGKPVINDATLDDASQVGLDNVCRVISNGFDAPSTLLEFCSDEFAQAYDRSDLVISKGQGNFEGLMDSRHPNEFFLLIAKCHPIADLLGVSKNDMVVLKSAYSS; this is encoded by the coding sequence ATGATGAGACACGAATGCTATTTTTGCCATATCAGGACCATTGAAAAACTGATTGATAAGTTCAAACCGGATGAAAACGTTGCCCAGGATTTTATTTTAGCGGTCCACAAACTGATTGAATCGAACTGGGACCTTTCAAATCCCCACATGGCCACTGAAATCCATCGCATGGCCAAACGTCATCTTCACAATACAAACCTGTATGCCGAAGAAAAATTAAAGGCCAATGAGCTTCTTTTAAAGGAATATCCACATTGGCAAACCATTGTCAATGAAAGCCAAAATCCTTTTTTTACAGCCGCAAAACTGTCGGTGATCGGTAATATCATTGATTATGGGGCCCAAAGTGTTAAGGACGACATATCAAGTCAGATCAACTCTTTTTTCCGCAAAGATTTAAAAGTTGATATGACACAGGAATTACAAAACGAAATCAATAAAGCTGAAAATATTTTGTATCTGGCAGATAATTGCGGAGAGATCGTTTTTGATAAATTGTTCATTGAAACAATGAACCACCCAAACATTACCTTTGCGGTACGCGGAAAGCCGGTGATCAACGATGCAACACTTGACGATGCAAGTCAGGTGGGCCTTGATAATGTTTGCAGGGTTATTTCCAATGGGTTTGACGCGCCGTCAACACTCTTGGAATTCTGTTCGGACGAGTTTGCACAGGCCTATGATCGTTCGGATCTTGTCATATCCAAAGGGCAGGGCAATTTTGAAGGTCTGATGGACAGCCGCCATCCCAATGAATTTTTCCTCTTAATTGCGAAATGCCACCCCATTGCAGATTTACTCGGTGTCAGTAAAAACGATATGGTGGTTCTAAAATCAGCTTATAGCTCATAA
- a CDS encoding AI-2E family transporter yields the protein MNRDLIQPSFLLLLVFFISAVFLVMIKSFLMAILLAGIFSALAHPLYQRLNRWLKGRKAAASGITILIIVFIVLLPLSGLLGIVTSQAIKVGQTATPWVQKQLSSPLAISQWLENLPFYEHIAPYRETIYTKAGELVGAASEFFVNGLQAATMGTINFIFMVAILLYTMFFFLMDGDRLLEKILFYMPLEDKDERRLLDRFTSVTRATIKGTAIIGVVQGGTSGIAFAVVGIHSSVFWGAVMTVLSIIPGIGTALIWIPAALWLGAQGMWFKAGALVVFCGVVVGSVDNLLRPRLVGKDTEMHDLLILFSTLGGIAMFGIIGIIIGPIIAALFVTIWDIYGVVFKDALPKVGAIGHLSHKKGK from the coding sequence ATGAATCGAGACCTGATCCAACCCTCATTTTTATTGTTGCTGGTGTTTTTTATTTCTGCTGTCTTTCTTGTAATGATCAAATCGTTTCTCATGGCCATTTTGCTGGCAGGTATTTTTTCAGCCCTGGCCCATCCATTGTACCAACGGCTTAATCGATGGCTGAAGGGCAGGAAGGCTGCGGCCTCCGGGATTACTATCCTGATTATTGTGTTTATCGTTCTTTTGCCACTCAGCGGCCTTCTGGGTATTGTCACCAGTCAGGCCATAAAGGTCGGTCAGACGGCTACCCCCTGGGTTCAAAAGCAATTGTCATCTCCATTGGCCATTTCCCAGTGGCTGGAAAATCTTCCCTTTTATGAGCACATCGCACCCTACAGGGAAACCATCTACACCAAGGCCGGGGAACTGGTCGGGGCCGCAAGTGAGTTTTTTGTCAACGGGCTTCAGGCCGCCACCATGGGCACAATCAATTTTATATTTATGGTGGCTATTTTGTTGTACACCATGTTCTTTTTCCTCATGGACGGAGACCGGCTGTTAGAGAAAATTTTATTTTATATGCCCCTGGAGGATAAGGATGAACGACGGCTTCTCGACCGATTTACCTCTGTGACCCGCGCCACCATCAAGGGAACGGCCATCATCGGTGTTGTCCAGGGCGGAACGTCGGGCATTGCGTTTGCCGTGGTGGGCATTCACAGCTCTGTCTTCTGGGGGGCTGTCATGACGGTGCTGTCCATTATTCCGGGCATCGGGACCGCTTTGATATGGATACCGGCAGCCCTCTGGCTGGGCGCCCAGGGCATGTGGTTCAAGGCGGGTGCCCTGGTTGTTTTCTGCGGGGTGGTCGTCGGCAGTGTGGACAATCTTTTGCGGCCCCGGCTTGTGGGCAAGGATACGGAGATGCACGATCTGTTAATTTTATTTTCCACCCTTGGCGGCATTGCCATGTTCGGCATTATCGGGATCATTATCGGGCCTATTATTGCCGCGTTGTTTGTTACCATCTGGGATATTTACGGCGTTGTTTTTAAAGATGCCCTGCCCAAGGTTGGGGCCATCGGGCATCTGTCACATAAAAAGGGTAAATGA
- a CDS encoding tetratricopeptide repeat protein has protein sequence MKKAVTENVEQIFQESYISHKAGRFSEAEKGYRQILEITPQWGPAMSSLGLLYLDKDQPDKAIPLFEKAAGLNPPDLSACYQLGRLKQMGNDHQGAIPIYRQMLEQQPEAGVVWNNLGVAYRETRQADEAMKSFRAAVRFTPGMAEAWNNLGVALDEQGEQGEQGNLVNQALDAYEKAIELQPDYISPHLNIGILLQKRKQFKESETHYRKVLELQPENEIAQFMLQSISGGDTPPDAAPVEHVRSIFNQCAENFEDILVGKLGYKTPELLFRMVCPYLTKNMEILDLGCGTGLGAVLYQPFAKSLTGVDVSEKMLEKAAEKKIYSNLEVFDILEPWAFPVKFDLIYSSDVFVYFGNLCQIIRSAAAALVPGGKIAFSVERLEDNEKKYALYPSGRYAHSQKYIQTCLEQNGLKALALESTDIRTQSGVPVKGFLVVAEK, from the coding sequence ATGAAAAAGGCAGTAACGGAAAATGTTGAACAGATTTTTCAGGAATCTTACATCAGTCACAAAGCGGGCAGATTTTCTGAGGCGGAAAAAGGCTACAGGCAAATCCTGGAGATAACACCTCAATGGGGGCCGGCCATGAGTTCTCTCGGGCTTTTGTATCTGGATAAAGACCAACCGGATAAAGCGATCCCTTTATTTGAAAAGGCCGCAGGGCTTAATCCGCCGGATCTGTCCGCATGTTATCAATTGGGCCGGTTGAAACAGATGGGAAATGACCACCAGGGTGCCATCCCCATATATCGGCAGATGCTTGAGCAACAACCCGAGGCCGGGGTGGTGTGGAATAACCTGGGAGTAGCGTACCGGGAAACCAGGCAGGCGGATGAGGCAATGAAAAGTTTTCGTGCCGCTGTGCGGTTTACCCCTGGAATGGCCGAGGCATGGAACAATCTGGGCGTGGCCCTGGATGAGCAGGGGGAGCAGGGGGAGCAGGGCAATCTGGTGAATCAGGCATTGGACGCATATGAAAAGGCCATTGAACTCCAGCCCGATTATATTTCTCCCCATTTAAATATCGGGATTTTGCTTCAAAAACGCAAACAATTTAAAGAATCAGAAACCCATTACCGCAAGGTGCTTGAGCTTCAGCCCGAAAATGAAATTGCACAATTCATGCTTCAGAGCATCAGCGGCGGTGATACCCCGCCCGATGCCGCCCCGGTGGAACATGTGCGCAGTATCTTTAACCAGTGTGCAGAAAACTTTGAGGATATTCTGGTTGGAAAATTGGGATATAAAACCCCGGAACTTTTGTTTCGGATGGTTTGCCCCTATCTCACTAAAAATATGGAAATTTTGGACCTTGGCTGCGGCACTGGTTTAGGTGCCGTGCTGTACCAGCCGTTTGCCAAAAGCCTGACCGGGGTGGATGTTTCGGAAAAGATGTTGGAAAAGGCCGCTGAAAAGAAGATTTACAGCAACCTTGAGGTGTTTGACATCCTGGAACCATGGGCCTTTCCCGTAAAATTTGATCTGATCTACAGCTCTGATGTCTTTGTCTATTTCGGCAATCTGTGCCAAATTATCCGATCGGCAGCGGCAGCGCTTGTGCCGGGCGGAAAAATTGCATTTTCAGTGGAAAGACTGGAGGACAACGAAAAAAAATACGCACTGTACCCCAGCGGCCGCTATGCACACTCACAAAAATATATTCAGACCTGTCTTGAACAAAATGGGTTAAAAGCTCTGGCATTGGAAAGCACGGATATCCGGACCCAGTCCGGTGTGCCGGTCAAAGGATTTCTGGTTGTTGCTGAAAAGTGA
- a CDS encoding ATP-binding protein, with protein MNLTLKLSLPIVVGLLFTIGYLHFYWEPRQLAKGRAAFEQQNQALLESSDSAIIRDLLEGNFAALIANVEYLLQKQTGVWFNMEIFESGGRRLYPVFDREKIPNSSEHDFIRHEHPLILEGSDIGKLIVDIEWNQEKLKIQHDIKTVRSVVLGMIVFSLFVMLVSQQRVVVKPLARLCDAARQIAKGNLSIALPEETKDEVGDLTRSFGFMAQELLFKQGALDQHANVSITDSHGRITYVNENFLKTTGFSEAELLGQNHSILKSGVQAPRFYEQLWKDINVGKTWHKEMCNRKKSGEDYWIDATIVPQMGKENRPERFICISTDITVRKQAEAELVLAKEEAESATRAKSEFLSNMSHEIRTPINAIIGMTHLMSQRALDPAQLHDIGVIRTAGETLLELINDILDFSKIEAGKLAVDPHDFFLPELFQDLRLLFSFNARDKSLNFEVVAPSSEIPTGLYGDGKRLKQMLVNLLSNAIKFTDAGDVSLRVSPVPGHGSDGRQVWLRFTVRDTGKGIAQALQSKLFKPFSQEDASTTRQYGGTGLGLSIVHRLTELMGGRVGVDSEPGQGATFWLELPFGVSETACRSEQRPDGSLDVTDNVGIPEAQGLSGIRVLLVDDSRTNLEVTGRILEGQGMTVTCCDSGKESIAVLDAAPDGYYDLVLMDLQMPEMDGVEATRAIRQGLGLTLPVVAFTAGATTQEQKRAGDAGMDDFVTKPVNPQIILNVIARLVPGKNRPVNSDAVAPMENPENISSECDPSHIALFDHAGLTDRLMGDAELVKTVIQTFLEDMPIQIASLKGFVENGQTREAGAQGHKIKGAAKSIGSAKFEAVANAVEKAGKADEINQLKELIPKVEAIFIEMQSVMETFS; from the coding sequence ATGAATTTAACACTTAAATTATCATTACCCATAGTGGTCGGGCTGCTTTTCACCATCGGCTATCTTCATTTTTATTGGGAACCCCGCCAACTGGCGAAGGGGAGGGCGGCGTTTGAACAACAGAATCAAGCCCTGCTTGAATCGTCCGATTCCGCCATTATTCGTGATTTGCTGGAAGGAAATTTCGCAGCACTGATTGCCAACGTTGAATATCTTCTGCAAAAACAAACGGGCGTATGGTTCAATATGGAAATATTTGAAAGCGGCGGCCGACGTTTGTATCCGGTGTTTGACAGAGAAAAGATTCCTAATTCGAGTGAGCATGACTTTATCCGGCATGAGCATCCCCTTATACTGGAAGGCAGCGATATCGGGAAACTAATCGTTGATATTGAATGGAACCAGGAAAAATTAAAAATTCAGCACGATATCAAAACAGTGAGAAGCGTGGTTCTGGGGATGATCGTTTTTTCGCTGTTCGTGATGTTAGTCTCGCAACAACGGGTTGTTGTAAAGCCGCTTGCCAGGCTGTGTGATGCAGCACGGCAGATTGCCAAAGGTAATTTGTCGATAGCATTGCCTGAAGAAACCAAGGACGAAGTGGGTGATTTGACCCGTTCCTTTGGGTTTATGGCACAAGAACTTTTGTTTAAACAGGGGGCACTTGATCAACATGCCAATGTCAGCATAACCGATTCCCATGGCCGTATCACTTACGTTAATGAAAATTTTCTTAAAACAACTGGCTTTAGTGAAGCTGAACTGCTGGGACAAAATCATTCGATTTTAAAGTCCGGTGTCCAAGCGCCAAGGTTTTACGAACAGTTATGGAAGGATATCAATGTCGGTAAAACATGGCATAAGGAGATGTGTAACCGCAAAAAAAGTGGCGAAGACTACTGGATAGATGCCACAATTGTGCCCCAGATGGGCAAGGAAAACCGGCCTGAGCGATTCATCTGCATCAGTACGGACATAACGGTGCGAAAACAAGCCGAGGCGGAACTGGTTTTAGCCAAGGAAGAGGCCGAGAGCGCGACCCGGGCCAAAAGCGAATTTCTATCCAACATGAGCCACGAGATCCGAACGCCCATTAATGCCATCATCGGCATGACCCATTTGATGTCCCAACGTGCATTGGATCCGGCTCAACTGCATGATATCGGTGTCATCCGGACAGCCGGCGAAACGCTGCTGGAATTGATCAATGATATTCTGGATTTTTCCAAAATCGAGGCCGGGAAACTGGCCGTTGATCCCCATGATTTCTTTCTTCCTGAGCTGTTCCAAGATCTCAGGCTGCTATTTTCTTTTAACGCCAGGGATAAAAGTCTGAATTTTGAAGTGGTGGCTCCATCGTCTGAAATTCCCACGGGGTTGTACGGGGATGGAAAACGGTTGAAACAGATGTTGGTAAATCTGCTGAGTAACGCCATCAAATTTACCGATGCCGGAGACGTCAGCCTTAGGGTTAGTCCGGTACCGGGCCATGGCTCAGACGGGCGGCAGGTGTGGCTGCGCTTCACTGTCAGGGATACGGGCAAAGGGATTGCACAGGCGCTACAATCAAAGCTTTTTAAACCCTTCAGCCAGGAGGACGCAAGTACCACCCGCCAATACGGCGGTACGGGCTTAGGACTTTCCATTGTCCACCGACTGACTGAATTGATGGGTGGGCGTGTGGGGGTGGACAGCGAGCCCGGACAGGGGGCCACGTTTTGGCTGGAACTGCCGTTCGGGGTATCCGAGACGGCCTGCCGAAGCGAACAGCGGCCTGATGGATCGCTGGATGTCACTGACAATGTCGGGATTCCGGAAGCGCAGGGCTTATCAGGCATTCGAGTGCTTCTGGTGGATGACAGCCGCACCAATCTGGAAGTCACCGGGCGCATTCTGGAAGGTCAGGGTATGACCGTGACATGTTGTGATAGCGGTAAAGAATCCATAGCGGTTTTGGATGCAGCACCTGATGGTTATTATGATTTGGTACTGATGGATCTGCAGATGCCTGAAATGGATGGGGTTGAGGCTACCCGGGCCATACGCCAAGGGCTTGGCCTTACGCTTCCTGTTGTCGCGTTCACTGCGGGAGCCACGACCCAGGAACAAAAAAGAGCCGGTGACGCCGGGATGGATGATTTTGTGACAAAACCGGTCAATCCCCAGATTATTCTTAACGTTATCGCAAGATTGGTTCCCGGAAAGAATAGGCCGGTAAATTCTGATGCCGTCGCACCAATGGAAAATCCTGAGAACATTTCTTCCGAGTGCGATCCCTCGCATATTGCATTGTTCGACCATGCCGGTTTGACAGACAGATTGATGGGGGATGCAGAGTTGGTAAAAACTGTAATTCAAACATTTTTAGAGGATATGCCGATACAAATTGCCTCATTGAAAGGGTTTGTAGAGAATGGACAAACCAGGGAAGCCGGTGCCCAGGGGCATAAAATAAAAGGTGCTGCCAAAAGCATCGGAAGCGCTAAATTCGAGGCGGTTGCCAATGCTGTTGAGAAGGCGGGTAAGGCAGATGAGATAAACCAGCTCAAAGAGCTGATACCAAAAGTTGAAGCGATTTTTATTGAGATGCAAAGCGTCATGGAGACATTCTCTTGA
- a CDS encoding phosphate/phosphite/phosphonate ABC transporter substrate-binding protein, which translates to MRFLSVFLCFVCLVFTYDTTRAAETGKVFIVGIVPQFEARKLHGIWRPVLDLLEARTGYRFKLKGSQTIPDFEGEFIQGKFDFAYMNPYHLVIANQKAGYIPLVRDCGRQLFGVLVVAKNSGISDPASLNGKTVAFPAPNALGACLQIRQELQDIFGVTVNPKFVKTHDSVYLNVLLGETVAGGGVQKTLQRQKKEYRDNLKVIHTTQKVAPHPFAALPSVPPEIRKRVQEAFLSMGQEEDTKVLLEKIPIKKIGKASLDDYKPLLDMGLERYYQQH; encoded by the coding sequence ATGAGATTTCTATCCGTGTTTCTGTGTTTCGTTTGCTTGGTTTTTACCTATGACACAACCCGCGCTGCCGAAACCGGGAAGGTTTTCATTGTCGGTATTGTGCCCCAATTTGAGGCACGTAAATTACATGGGATCTGGAGACCTGTACTTGATCTGCTGGAAGCAAGGACAGGGTATCGATTTAAACTCAAAGGATCGCAAACCATTCCGGATTTTGAAGGGGAGTTTATCCAGGGGAAGTTCGATTTTGCCTATATGAATCCGTATCACCTGGTCATCGCCAACCAGAAGGCCGGCTATATCCCCTTGGTGCGGGATTGCGGCCGCCAGCTTTTTGGCGTGCTGGTCGTCGCAAAGAACAGCGGCATCAGTGATCCTGCTTCGCTCAATGGAAAGACGGTGGCTTTTCCCGCACCCAATGCCCTTGGAGCGTGTCTGCAGATACGACAGGAATTACAGGACATATTCGGCGTTACCGTTAATCCCAAATTTGTTAAAACCCATGATTCTGTTTATCTGAACGTCCTTCTCGGAGAGACGGTTGCAGGGGGAGGCGTTCAGAAAACCCTGCAGCGGCAGAAAAAAGAGTACCGGGATAATTTAAAAGTAATCCACACCACCCAAAAGGTTGCTCCTCATCCTTTTGCCGCCCTGCCCAGCGTACCGCCGGAAATACGGAAACGTGTACAGGAGGCGTTTTTATCAATGGGTCAAGAAGAGGACACAAAGGTTCTGCTGGAAAAGATTCCCATAAAAAAAATTGGAAAAGCCTCACTGGACGATTATAAGCCTCTTTTAGACATGGGGCTGGAACGATACTACCAGCAGCATTAA
- a CDS encoding FmdE family protein, translating to MQDFNTLLEGSAKAHGHLCSGQVIGVRMAMLGCRLIGLDEPSTLPQIKKIIVYVEIDRCATDAISYVTGVKLGRRSLKFIDNGIMAATFVNLETGKAFRIVSTETARDRALELMPHIEDPRQAQLEAYKIMDESDLFTVTQVKVTVPASDMPGPTRFKAVCAQCGIVVRDKKEVFKNNQILCRPCALGTYYEPVDTQ from the coding sequence TTGCAAGATTTTAATACACTGCTTGAAGGATCGGCAAAGGCCCATGGGCATCTGTGCTCGGGGCAGGTGATCGGGGTGCGCATGGCCATGCTCGGGTGCCGGCTCATTGGGCTGGATGAACCGTCGACACTGCCCCAGATTAAAAAGATCATTGTCTATGTGGAGATAGACCGGTGCGCCACGGACGCCATCTCCTATGTCACCGGCGTAAAGCTTGGCAGAAGGTCCTTGAAGTTCATTGACAACGGCATTATGGCCGCCACCTTTGTGAACCTTGAAACCGGCAAAGCCTTTAGAATCGTCTCCACGGAAACTGCCCGGGACCGTGCCCTGGAACTGATGCCCCACATTGAAGATCCAAGGCAGGCCCAGCTTGAAGCCTATAAAATCATGGATGAGTCAGATCTGTTTACCGTTACCCAGGTAAAGGTAACTGTCCCGGCATCGGACATGCCTGGCCCCACGCGGTTTAAAGCTGTCTGCGCCCAATGCGGCATTGTGGTCAGGGATAAAAAAGAGGTGTTTAAAAATAATCAGATCCTGTGCCGGCCTTGTGCTTTGGGTACTTATTATGAGCCTGTGGACACGCAATGA
- a CDS encoding TRAP transporter large permease, translated as MSPVLAGIVGIVVMIIMFMTQMPVAFVMALVGVVGFSLMTSPDAGLVLLSRNIYETFASYDLTTIPLFILMGQLGFNSGISKRLYAAGYKFLGHVRGGLAMATVTACTAFGAVCGSSPATAATMATVGLPEMKRFNYDDALATGSVASGGGIGMIMPPSVVLIIYGILTEQSIGQLFVAGIFPALLVTVLFICSVYITCLLDENAGPAGEKFSWAERFKALLGLGETLIIFALVVGGIFYGLFTPTEAASVGAFGVLVIAVARGQLTWKGFVKSLMETLTTSCMVLMLIAGAVIFGKFLAVTRIPFEIASWVSGLDMAPALVIAVIILIYFLGGCFMDALAFVTLTVPIFFPVVMELGYDPIWFGIIIVMVTEMGVITPPVGINVYVVYGVAQNVLSHHVPLEKIFKGITPFLIALIVGVIILIAFPAIILFLPHLMYS; from the coding sequence ATGAGTCCCGTTCTTGCAGGAATTGTCGGCATTGTCGTCATGATCATCATGTTTATGACCCAAATGCCGGTTGCATTTGTTATGGCCCTGGTAGGGGTGGTTGGATTTTCACTGATGACCAGTCCCGATGCAGGACTTGTCCTTTTATCCAGAAATATCTATGAAACCTTTGCCTCCTATGATCTGACCACGATCCCGCTGTTTATTCTCATGGGGCAGCTGGGATTCAACTCCGGCATATCCAAGCGGCTTTATGCCGCCGGGTATAAATTTCTGGGCCATGTGCGCGGCGGTCTTGCCATGGCCACGGTCACTGCCTGTACGGCATTCGGGGCCGTCTGCGGCTCAAGCCCTGCCACCGCCGCCACCATGGCCACGGTGGGATTGCCCGAGATGAAGCGGTTCAACTATGACGATGCCCTGGCCACGGGCTCTGTGGCCTCGGGCGGCGGCATCGGCATGATCATGCCCCCGTCGGTTGTGCTGATCATCTACGGTATTTTAACCGAACAGTCCATCGGCCAGCTGTTTGTGGCAGGCATTTTCCCGGCCCTTCTGGTGACCGTACTTTTTATCTGTTCGGTATATATCACCTGCCTTCTGGACGAAAACGCCGGACCTGCCGGGGAGAAATTTTCCTGGGCCGAACGGTTCAAGGCGTTGTTGGGCCTGGGTGAGACCTTGATTATTTTCGCCCTGGTGGTGGGCGGTATTTTTTACGGACTGTTCACGCCCACAGAAGCGGCGTCGGTGGGTGCATTCGGTGTCCTGGTCATTGCTGTGGCCAGAGGTCAGCTCACCTGGAAAGGGTTTGTGAAATCCTTAATGGAGACATTGACCACCTCCTGCATGGTGCTGATGCTGATTGCCGGCGCGGTGATTTTCGGCAAATTTTTAGCCGTGACCCGGATTCCCTTTGAGATTGCCTCCTGGGTCAGCGGACTTGATATGGCCCCGGCCCTGGTCATTGCCGTGATCATTCTTATTTATTTCCTGGGCGGCTGTTTCATGGATGCCCTGGCCTTTGTGACCCTCACGGTGCCCATATTTTTCCCGGTGGTCATGGAACTGGGGTATGACCCCATCTGGTTCGGCATTATCATTGTTATGGTTACGGAAATGGGGGTTATCACACCGCCTGTGGGCATCAATGTCTATGTGGTTTACGGGGTGGCCCAAAACGTTTTGTCCCATCACGTACCCCTGGAAAAGATATTCAAGGGTATTACGCCGTTTTTGATCGCCCTCATTGTGGGGGTTATTATTCTCATTGCTTTCCCAGCCATTATTTTATTTCTGCCCCATTTGATGTATTCTTAA
- a CDS encoding TRAP transporter small permease produces the protein MKLPDRILNFISDLLRSAGALALTLMMLITVVDVVGRFFKHPIFGSVEIVGFLAVAVAAAAMPHTYKVGGHVGVEIITRLLPRKMRLLTDLFTRTLTLILFAVVAWQMFIYAKDMQQAGEVSMNLEFPLHYIVLVLAISLAFFSGTILQQIVATVNQLRKGPTG, from the coding sequence ATGAAATTGCCGGACCGTATTTTAAATTTTATTTCCGACCTGCTCCGATCTGCCGGTGCCCTTGCCCTGACATTGATGATGCTCATCACCGTGGTGGATGTGGTGGGTCGGTTTTTCAAGCACCCCATTTTCGGGTCTGTTGAGATCGTGGGCTTTTTAGCTGTGGCCGTGGCTGCAGCTGCCATGCCCCATACCTATAAAGTGGGGGGGCATGTGGGGGTGGAGATCATCACCCGGCTGTTGCCCCGCAAGATGCGTCTGCTGACGGATCTGTTTACCCGGACCCTGACCTTGATTCTTTTTGCCGTGGTGGCCTGGCAGATGTTCATTTATGCCAAAGATATGCAGCAGGCCGGTGAAGTTTCCATGAACCTGGAATTTCCATTGCACTATATCGTTCTTGTCCTGGCTATAAGCCTTGCGTTTTTTTCAGGCACCATTCTTCAGCAGATTGTTGCCACCGTTAACCAATTAAGAAAAGGCCCAACCGGATGA
- a CDS encoding TRAP transporter substrate-binding protein, with the protein MKKWSVLIAFLLCLSWACHVSAKTTLRYSNFFPPTHVQSQLAESWCKEVEKRTHGEVVIQYFPASTLTKAPQTYDGVVQGITDIGMTALGYSRGRFPVAEAIDLPMGYTSGVQATTVANAMYEQFKPEEFKETHILYFHAHGPGLIHTRDKEIHTLEDLQGLKIRSTGTSGLVMAALGASPVGKSMRECYQMLQKGVVDGSCHPIESNKGWKLGEVVHYMIQNFSTAYTTTFGVFMNNRQWNKLTAEQQDAITQISREWAVKHAEAWDESDKEGMAFFKEKGGVVIPQSEEESDRWRTAAQPVFDDYIQKVSEKGVDGKAVVDFIKSNM; encoded by the coding sequence ATGAAAAAATGGTCTGTGTTAATTGCTTTTTTGCTGTGCCTGTCCTGGGCATGCCATGTTTCGGCCAAAACGACCCTTCGATACTCCAATTTTTTCCCGCCCACACACGTCCAGAGCCAGCTTGCTGAAAGCTGGTGTAAAGAAGTTGAAAAAAGAACCCATGGGGAAGTGGTGATTCAGTATTTTCCGGCGTCTACCCTGACCAAAGCCCCCCAGACCTACGACGGGGTGGTCCAGGGCATTACCGATATCGGCATGACCGCTTTGGGATATTCCCGGGGGCGTTTCCCGGTGGCCGAGGCCATTGATCTGCCCATGGGATACACTTCCGGAGTCCAGGCAACGACGGTGGCCAATGCCATGTATGAACAGTTTAAGCCCGAAGAGTTCAAGGAGACCCATATCCTCTATTTCCATGCCCATGGTCCGGGCCTGATCCACACCCGGGATAAGGAAATACATACCCTTGAAGACCTGCAGGGTCTTAAGATCAGAAGCACCGGGACCAGCGGACTGGTGATGGCCGCTTTGGGCGCATCTCCTGTGGGTAAAAGCATGAGAGAGTGCTACCAGATGCTGCAAAAAGGCGTGGTGGACGGTTCCTGCCACCCCATTGAATCCAACAAAGGCTGGAAACTGGGTGAAGTGGTCCATTATATGATTCAAAATTTTTCCACGGCGTATACCACCACCTTCGGTGTATTTATGAACAACCGTCAGTGGAACAAGCTCACAGCTGAACAGCAGGACGCCATAACACAGATCAGCCGGGAGTGGGCCGTGAAGCATGCAGAAGCCTGGGACGAATCCGACAAAGAGGGTATGGCCTTTTTCAAGGAAAAGGGCGGCGTTGTCATCCCCCAGTCCGAAGAAGAATCCGATCGGTGGCGTACCGCTGCCCAGCCGGTTTTTGACGATTATATTCAAAAAGTCTCTGAAAAGGGCGTAGATGGAAAGGCTGTTGTGGATTTTATCAAATCCAATATGTAG